Within Bombus vancouverensis nearcticus chromosome 18, iyBomVanc1_principal, whole genome shotgun sequence, the genomic segment aaatcttatcatttaataatgtttaaaaaggagaaaaaataagtattttcgtatgtgaaaaatttatacaacaacaaacacattacaacaaaaatgggcgtttcccgtatcataacgtattttataaaccgtaaattatagaattggttatagtatacgtatgtacatatgtatattcctaaattattcccagatagagtcactttcttcaccccaatattttcaaattcaaagccataaaggaatatattacttacctttcggtgttttgctatcaaagttccatcgggaccccaaatagtacaggtattgtacaatttatcgccctctatttcaggcatcgtaccaccaactacatagatgttgttttctttagctgcgttcgatgaagcaacgctcgtttcaccatcaggaatactctcggcgtattttggaaagtactctgcattgcaatatttcaattaatgaaaaataactgtcttttgttccaaccataaattaaattgaaatgtttgtcagttttttattttctaaattatcaaaataactaagttttatatttcgacttaattaaatatgcaattacttagcgaatagtatatataataaattgtttctacaggttcaaaatgaaaaatgaatatttagaaatatttaattacgacaatgctatttgtgttagcatcagtggcttgttactcaacgactttgctagtactttttgaaacataaagttagttttcaattaacacttatactagaggcggaattataaatgcaaaataattgataatactaatttataagtacctaattattagtatgttaaaaaatatatttatacaataatcacgataatcatgaaaatggggaaatcctatattctcgaatcaattcacaatttattttgtatattaattagattccgcgctcatcagtacgtactcactggcgacatcgagaaaatgtatcggcaattcctcgtacgaccaggggatcggaaatatcaaaggatattatggcgcagcgcgagtggagaaacagaaacatatgagcttaacaccgtaatactcttatcatagaaatagaagcagtcctcaattcccgcccgctaactcctatctccaccgatccaaatgatctcctagccctcactcccggacatatcctcattggcgattcattaatgtgcttacgtgatcgagatttcagagacattccatcgaaccgactctccaaatggcagcatatccaacagcttaaacaacatttttggaaccgctggcataaggagtatttgaacgagctaaccaaccgcaataaatggagcaagggtggacacagcatccaaaagggcacaatcgtcatcctcagagaggacaacgttccctctgtcacgtaaaataacaaaataaaaaaggaatttgaggtaaaaaataaaaaaagaaaactttatttttttttctaacatcaatacactttacaatctacttccgaactctaggcgtgactttctaagactgactcttatgattttactttcgatcggatccgattactttcttttgtcatccctcaacatccccaccgtccatgcatttgctaggcgtccgcgatcgttgccacgtgctctttcttctagaaccttcggtggaaggaccgttgggatgttgatggttcattaggcacttcagcgatatacattgtcgccgagtgccgccacatctttatctctatcgtcagtccgtcggatttgaagtatgccggtcgtgacataccACCCTCGTTAGATTGATCTTGGTCCTCTAAGATCGTAGTAGAATGGAGTTATTTAAATGTAGATCAAAGGATATGTTTACGCTTTTTTTTTCAGGGATCGCTATGAATTGATTTTCTGCATGTGATGgtacaaaagttatttcgttaatcttaaatatagcaattttacaatatttgttagtgTTCGAGAAGCTAATAATTTCAGAGGCGTAATGATGTTGTAGTTTTCGATCGTGAATTGGTTGGGTTTGTTTACAAAGCGTAATTCCTATCCCGTGAATTTAAGGCAACTAATTAAGGGTATTGTTACTAGTGCTAGGGTCAGCATTATCCTGAAAAAAGTACGCTTTCAATCGGTTACCATGTATCTTTTTCTTAGCATTGTCGatagaaataatgtaataaggagttttcacatcgttaatcctgtagggtcctaaccattcaatgtccaacttatctcttttatggtcgttgtgaattaaaacaaagtctcctttcctaaacacagtctgagttttaacaatctttctttcttggtctcgcttgtatcgttgctctgaataagtgttttgtgagctgtttcccaatatttattcaactgtttttgccaaagtgagtacatatcatcataggtaagtgtgggaaatttggatgttgcggaaggtaagttagcttttcgcccaaaggtcaattcaaagggagagaatcctgttccttcatgtttcgcggtgttgtaccctaaacaaatgaaattaagtacttcatcccattctttgtcattgtcgtgtaatgcagtacgaattaaatctttaactgaggcatgcgttctttcgagggatccgttactttgtgggtgaaatgaagttgttttgatgtgtttgattttaaaagcttcttcaaatttcgtcattaaatcactaacaaaattttgtccctgatctgttaggatcgtttttggtgccgaaaatatgtaaatatagtgttcaatgagcgcgttaattatggattcagttcgttgcgttttaaggggaactagtatcagatatttcgtaagttcatcgtgtattgaaagtatgtattggtttccgcgtttggttttcgtcatcggtcctatgatgtccatagcgattttgtcgttagggttaagtggcgtgtctgagatttgtggggattctttgggtctgatacgtgttagtttctccttttgacatgtgtcgcatgttttcacaaagttttctactctttctaaaagtccggaaattttgaatttatccttgatccgttgatacgttttctgtatccctaaatgtcctacggtgtcgttatggttttcctttattgcttatattatttcgttttcgtctagttttaagatgggattaggtgcataagtaattttcttgtacgtgtcgttaaaatatattagcatgagtttaatctgtgttttctctaattcagtgaaatcgttatttcctatgccgatttttgttgtatctttaagaattttgtaaagtcttctgatccaaagtgtctcgtcgtattctcctaagtcgtttcgagttaattggtaaaatgtttggtcatttggtttaatttctaagagtttcggattctcgttgttgtctttccatgcgttgaatgaattagtgtgatcaattactaggtcgaggttaactacttcgtcgcgagttactgcgtgaactctagataaagcgtctgcagctgtgttatctttaccctttgtatattcgatttcatagtcatattcttcgagtctaagtctccaacgaatcagtctgctagaagggtctttgcaattgtgtagccacttaagagcttggtggtcggttcgaataatgaagcgtcatcctaacaaatattgtcttaatcttttcacggcccatacgatGGCTAAGAGTTCCTTTTCTGTCGTGGTATAGTTTCGTTCGGGTGGATTCAGTGTTCTTGAAATGTAACAACAAGGATGACCGTCTTGCGACAGTATTGCTCCTagtccttcgttacttgcgtcggtAGTTAAGGTAAAGGTTTTGTTAAAGTCTGGATAAGCTAATATTGGGAAattacagagtttgtcttttaaagtatcaaagctaatctggtgtttgtcagtccaatggaatggtgtgtccatttttgttaagtctgtaaggcttttcgcgattttggaaaagtttcgaataaatttgcggtaataacctgctaaacctaagaatgatttcacgtccgtggcattgcgaggtaatcgaaagttttttacagcgtctaatttcttggggtttggtttgactccttcggatgaaactacatggcctaagtattctaattccggttttacgaattcacatttgtccggttgcaatttaagtcctaattctctgagtctctgaaatactatcgtgaggttttcgttatgttcttgaatcgtttttccgaatatcactatgtcatccaaataaacaaagCAGTATTTTCCTACAAGTCCAGCTAAGGCTCTGTCCATTAATCTTTGAAAGGTAGCGGGTGCGTTTTTAAGTCCGAATGGCAttcgattgaaatgaaaatgcccttgcggtgtcgaaaaagcggtatattttttagatttctcgctcattggaatttgatggaatcctgaggataaatcaagcgccgaaaagaattttgcgtttcCTAGTTGTGTTAAAATGTCGTCTATATCAGGTAAAGGGTAAGCGTCTTGTTCTGTGAGTTCATttagtttcctgaaatcgataactatcctccatttctgttttcctgaggcgtctaattttttcggaactacccataccggagagttataaggggattcggattcttctataatatttttcttcaacatgtctcctatttgtcgcgaaatctcgtcacggtgacattccggtggtctatacgatcgtgtgttaataattttgtctttggttaacgaaattgtgtgctgagttaaattagtacagggtaaaagatcggtttctaaattaaagatgtcaatataatggaagataatcttttcgatggattcacggattggtttttcaatgtgatctgttctcactaggctttttagttttgatacgttggaaaagtcatgagaattttgaatattgctagaaatttcaacgttttgcttaccagtgttgataaaacatactttagttggtttgccttccaaatagattgtttgaactctgttttctccaggagtcaaatgtattggtttctgaaataaaatggttttgtcgtttaatcggattttgtcattggatattgaatagttatacttctctaaatatggtagcccaatgattccgtcttcgataatagggaaattgttcggtactatgtgaaaaatgtgatcttgtccaaaaattcgtttcgttacgtattcgttagtttcgtatttgtctcgtcccatagaaaatttttgtttaggCCCTATTTGTATCGCGTTGACAGTTTTGTTACGTTTCACCAGGTTTATCCCTGCTCCTGTGTCGACCAGAAATACTCGCTCTTCGGTTCGGGTTGACAAAGGTATTGCGAGTAGTCTTCCCGTGACGATGTTGACTCGTATGTCTCGTACGGTGCGTCCATCTCCTGGTTCGATGTTGTTTCTTGTATTTCGTCCCATTCCTGGACTGCCTGAATCCTTGCGGGTGGTCGATCGCGCTGACTCGGTGGTAGAAAATTTTGACACTTGTTGGCAATGTGTCCCAGCTTTCCGCACTTGAAGCACTTCATCTGCGCGCGTTCAGCAGGTGATCTATTTTCTACTTGGTCAAATGTAGCAGGTTTCTGAGCTACTGGCGTGTTAGGCGATCTTGATGGTACATTAGATCGTCTTACCTGCATATGCTGGTTGTCGGGGCGATTACTAACCGAAGGTAAGCGATTACATGACCAATTAGGTTGTCGTTCTTCTCGCAAGTAGCGTTCTACATCGGCTGCCTTTTTTTCAGCTTCCGGAAGATTCAAGGGTTCACTGCTTAATAGTATTCGCCCTATGTCGCGTCTGAGTCCCTTTAGGTACACACGAACAGTCTTCTTCGTGATTTCTTCAGTCATAATTTTGCGTGTTAGTGGTTGTGGGTACTCATTGGTTACTGCGTACAGCAAACGGTTGAGTATTCTTCTAAAccgaatattaaaactttgcactgattcctcgcgtccctgtctcaaCTCTCGTAATTGTTCTTGGTACTCA encodes:
- the LOC117160356 gene encoding uncharacterized protein LOC117160356 produces the protein MSKANESQTSTSTDPMLRAIWDSIQKQNKNIALLREEMLRLSMQNDEENRHRAAEIENLGKTVAALRTGFGSPATDEFASIITEDNESASTAINRTVNMAKARKLSGLAAPDTPPVHLDIEQPEVEERGYFPAAPPTLRAKDAIRYIPTLNGDDDVGVEDFIKEVRSMKDRCMEQDLLLKAIKVEKIVGKAAQSIRNIPIECYSDLYDALRNNLAAQVTSDEYQEQLRELRQGREESVQSFNIRFRRILNRLLYAVTNEYPQPLTRKIMTEEITKKTVRVYLKGLRRDIGRILLSSEPLNLPEAEKKAADVERYLREERQPNWSCNRLPSVSNRPDNQHMQVRRSNVPSRSPNTPVAQKPATFDQVENRSPAERAQMKCFKCGKLGHIANKCQNFLPPSQRDRPPARIQAVQEWDEIQETTSNQEMDAPYETYESTSSREDYSQYLCQPEPKSEYFWSTQEQG